The Halosimplex litoreum genome has a window encoding:
- a CDS encoding sulfatase-like hydrolase/transferase, translated as MTSPGAERRNLVFVTVDSLRADHCGFVDPDSSLTPAIDRVAGDGLSFTQAIAAGPRTPSSVPVLFTGEFVAEDPEWSMGDWRGRQQRIGRHMARFSHLSERLGAMGYETAGITANPWTTRESNFDAGFDRFFEISADSDDISSTQLSDSTLFKLADTGLDALPGDPLGWSDKKEWFSQWPGSFELVTEQLSDLSEPFFLWVFVLDSHQPYITPRRFREEASAWRMYYSILRYWYGESADEAIPDHAREMIGAAYRDAVRSVDAFVDELADAVAPHDPVTVFCADHGEAVGDHGNFGHPQALYDENIRVPMFVHNAGVRGQVDEQVSLRSLPDMLTDLADPTGFDPTAYTDRAVLSKTENDRRRAVRTPSWKLVRDRETATERLYDLHEDSDETEDVSADHGAVVESLSAVLDRHDRTRTEKASIRRVTDDLAAEDATI; from the coding sequence ATGACGAGTCCCGGCGCGGAGCGACGCAACCTCGTGTTCGTCACGGTCGACAGCCTCCGTGCCGACCACTGCGGGTTCGTCGATCCCGACTCGAGCCTGACCCCGGCCATCGACCGGGTCGCCGGCGACGGGCTCTCGTTCACGCAGGCGATAGCGGCCGGGCCACGCACGCCGTCGTCGGTCCCGGTGTTGTTCACGGGCGAGTTCGTGGCCGAGGACCCGGAGTGGTCGATGGGCGACTGGCGCGGTCGCCAGCAGCGCATCGGCCGGCACATGGCGCGGTTCAGCCACCTCAGCGAGCGGCTGGGGGCGATGGGGTACGAGACCGCCGGGATCACCGCCAACCCCTGGACCACCCGCGAGAGCAACTTCGACGCGGGCTTCGACCGATTCTTCGAGATCAGCGCCGACAGCGACGACATCTCCTCGACGCAGCTCTCCGATTCGACGCTGTTCAAACTGGCCGACACGGGCCTCGACGCGCTTCCGGGAGACCCTCTCGGCTGGAGCGACAAGAAGGAGTGGTTCTCACAGTGGCCGGGCAGTTTCGAGCTGGTCACCGAACAGCTGTCGGACCTGTCCGAACCGTTCTTCCTCTGGGTGTTCGTCCTCGACTCCCACCAGCCGTACATCACGCCGCGGCGGTTCCGCGAGGAGGCGTCGGCCTGGCGGATGTACTATTCGATCCTGCGCTACTGGTACGGGGAGAGCGCCGACGAGGCGATCCCCGACCACGCCCGGGAGATGATCGGCGCCGCCTACCGCGACGCCGTCCGCTCGGTCGACGCGTTCGTCGACGAACTCGCCGACGCCGTCGCCCCGCACGATCCGGTCACCGTCTTCTGTGCGGACCACGGCGAGGCGGTCGGCGACCACGGTAACTTCGGCCACCCGCAGGCGCTGTACGACGAGAACATCCGGGTGCCCATGTTCGTCCACAACGCCGGCGTCCGCGGGCAGGTGGACGAGCAGGTCTCGCTGCGGTCGCTGCCGGACATGCTGACCGACCTGGCCGACCCCACGGGGTTCGACCCGACGGCGTACACCGACCGAGCCGTGCTGTCGAAGACGGAGAACGACCGACGCCGGGCCGTCCGCACGCCGTCGTGGAAGCTCGTCCGGGACCGTGAGACGGCCACCGAACGGCTCTACGACCTCCACGAGGACTCCGACGAGACCGAAGACGTGTCGGCGGATCACGGGGCGGTCGTCGAGTCGCTCTCAGCCGTGCTCGACCGACACGACCGAACGCGGACCGAGAAGGCGTCGATCCGCCGAGTGACGGACGACCTCGCCGCGGAGGACGCGACGATATGA
- a CDS encoding sulfatase, producing MPRNIVLITFDALRADHLSCYGYERETSPFLASVAADGARFDRAFSASSHTREAVPSILTGRYPDDAVDAGYQRDADTVAARLASNGFETAGFHSNPFVSRAYGFDQGFDHFDDDLHLGKNRLLALAQRALDKVRNRHYARASEINERSLEWLDSLDGGPFFLWNHYMDPHGPYEAPAAYQREFHGEAVPDSAAQDLYQRAISDPESITDAERERLMDLYDAEINYTDDRLRSLFDGLEERGLLSESLVLLTADHGDAFGEHGYFEHPRYLHDELVHVPLVMAGPDVPSATIETPASTLDVARTALETAGTPVTGLPGEDLRAVVDSPEAYADRVVVSQARGEDGDAHLRRFSARSESATWFGEYDTTADDLSLSGGDAEGETAAQLRGHVAERTDAEGTTQASETEAVDDEIEDRLSALGYK from the coding sequence ATGCCGCGGAATATCGTCCTTATCACATTCGACGCCCTTCGGGCCGACCACCTCTCGTGCTACGGATACGAGCGGGAGACGTCGCCGTTTCTCGCGTCCGTCGCCGCGGACGGTGCGCGGTTCGACCGCGCGTTCAGCGCGAGCTCGCACACTCGCGAGGCGGTGCCGTCGATCCTGACCGGCCGGTATCCGGACGACGCCGTCGACGCGGGCTACCAGCGAGACGCGGACACGGTCGCGGCGAGGCTCGCGTCGAACGGGTTCGAGACCGCCGGCTTCCACTCCAACCCGTTCGTGTCGCGGGCTTACGGCTTCGACCAGGGGTTCGACCACTTCGACGACGACCTCCACCTCGGGAAGAACAGGCTGCTGGCGCTCGCACAGCGGGCGCTCGACAAGGTCCGGAACCGCCACTACGCGCGCGCTTCGGAGATCAACGAGCGGTCGCTGGAGTGGCTCGACTCGCTGGACGGCGGGCCCTTCTTCCTCTGGAACCACTACATGGACCCCCACGGGCCTTACGAGGCGCCCGCGGCGTACCAGCGCGAGTTCCACGGCGAGGCGGTCCCGGATTCGGCCGCTCAGGACCTCTATCAGCGGGCGATAAGCGACCCCGAGAGCATCACCGACGCCGAGCGCGAGCGACTGATGGATCTCTACGACGCGGAGATCAACTACACCGACGACCGGCTCCGGTCGCTGTTCGACGGCTTGGAAGAGCGGGGTCTTCTCTCCGAGTCGCTGGTCCTCCTCACCGCCGACCACGGCGACGCCTTCGGCGAACACGGCTACTTCGAGCACCCCCGATACCTGCACGACGAACTGGTCCACGTCCCGCTCGTGATGGCCGGTCCCGACGTACCGTCGGCCACTATCGAAACGCCGGCCAGTACGCTCGACGTCGCGCGGACCGCACTCGAAACGGCGGGCACACCGGTGACAGGACTCCCCGGGGAGGACTTGCGTGCGGTCGTCGATTCCCCCGAAGCGTACGCCGACCGGGTGGTCGTCTCGCAGGCGCGCGGCGAGGACGGCGACGCACATCTCCGTCGGTTCAGCGCTCGGAGCGAGTCGGCCACCTGGTTCGGGGAGTACGACACGACGGCCGACGACCTCTCGCTCTCGGGCGGTGACGCGGAGGGCGAGACGGCGGCGCAACTGCGCGGCCACGTGGCCGAGCGAACGGACGCGGAGGGAACGACGCAGGCGAGCGAGACCGAGGCGGTCGACGACGAGATCGAAGACCGACTGTCGGCGCTGGGGTACAAGTAA
- a CDS encoding glycosyltransferase family 4 protein, giving the protein MHIAFVSNVVYPFVKGGAEKRIYEIGRRLARDGHAVSVYGRHYWDGPEVIEYEGMTLRAVAPGADLYAGERRSITEALDFAVRAAPSLRSALSDRDHDLVVASVFPYFPVLSVKVSALGTDVPLVTTWHEVWRSYWEEYLGRLAPCGKLVERVTARTPQLPVAVSGVTADRLATLGPDRDRIRVVPNGLDTQQVRAAPLPDDPADGYDLLYAGRLIEHKNVDLLLEAFEKVAADHDATLGIIGDGPEADALRRQAETLDAAADIEFLGFLEAYEDVLGHMRAADVFVSPSTREGFGITFAEAMAAGCTVVAVEHPHSAASEVVGDAGFLADPSVAALTDALERALGGHSPAVDPTERVERYDWSSVARQAEQTYERAIEGGWQ; this is encoded by the coding sequence GTGCATATCGCGTTCGTCTCCAACGTCGTCTACCCGTTCGTCAAGGGGGGTGCCGAGAAGCGGATCTACGAGATCGGACGCCGTCTCGCTCGGGACGGACACGCGGTGTCGGTCTACGGGCGTCACTACTGGGACGGTCCCGAAGTTATCGAGTACGAGGGGATGACACTCCGAGCGGTCGCACCCGGCGCCGACCTCTACGCCGGTGAGCGACGGTCGATCACCGAGGCGCTCGACTTCGCCGTTCGGGCCGCTCCCTCGCTCCGCTCGGCGCTGTCCGACCGCGACCACGACCTGGTCGTCGCGTCCGTGTTCCCGTACTTTCCCGTTCTCTCGGTGAAGGTCTCGGCGCTGGGCACCGACGTGCCGCTCGTCACGACCTGGCACGAGGTCTGGCGTTCGTACTGGGAGGAGTACCTCGGCCGGCTCGCCCCCTGTGGCAAGCTCGTCGAGCGGGTCACCGCGCGAACGCCGCAGCTCCCGGTCGCCGTCTCGGGCGTCACCGCCGACCGCCTCGCGACGCTCGGGCCCGACCGCGACCGGATCCGTGTCGTCCCGAACGGACTCGACACCCAGCAGGTCCGAGCGGCGCCGCTCCCGGACGACCCCGCCGACGGTTACGACCTCCTCTACGCCGGCCGGCTGATCGAACACAAGAACGTCGACCTGCTGCTGGAGGCGTTCGAGAAGGTCGCCGCCGACCACGACGCGACCCTCGGGATCATCGGTGACGGGCCGGAGGCCGACGCGCTCCGCCGCCAGGCCGAGACGCTCGACGCCGCCGCCGACATCGAGTTCCTCGGCTTCCTCGAAGCGTACGAGGACGTGCTCGGTCACATGCGCGCCGCGGACGTCTTCGTCTCCCCATCGACGCGCGAGGGCTTCGGGATCACGTTCGCCGAGGCGATGGCCGCCGGCTGCACGGTCGTCGCCGTCGAACACCCACACTCGGCGGCCTCGGAGGTCGTCGGCGACGCCGGCTTTCTCGCGGACCCGTCGGTCGCGGCTCTCACCGACGCGCTCGAGCGCGCCCTGGGCGGCCACAGCCCGGCCGTCGACCCGACCGAGCGCGTCGAGCGCTACGACTGGTCGTCGGTCGCACGGCAGGCCGAGCAGACGTACGAGCGTGCCATCGAGGGAGGGTGGCAGTAG